One genomic window of Pempheris klunzingeri isolate RE-2024b chromosome 12, fPemKlu1.hap1, whole genome shotgun sequence includes the following:
- the LOC139210658 gene encoding gamma-adducin-like, which yields MSLVEVRQAAGSLTLSLSSNDSKERYFDRVDESDPEYLRSRNMSPDLRQDFNMMEQKKRVTQILQSPVFKDELEGLIQDQMTKGNNPTGLLALRQIADLVMASTVGGAGPLTSPISLGMVTPVNDLFGIESPSFAKGEKLSRCRLASLYRLVDLFSWARFTSSYITVRVNKEQDHVLISPRGLSFAEVTAANLVKVNIIGDVVDQGSTDLDIDYFGFAPHAAIYSMRPDVRCIIHIHTPATAAVSSMKCGILPISQEALLLGDVSCFGYHGSLDNKEEKVEFQKALGPTAKVMILRNHGLLALGETVEEAFHYVYHSQQACEVQVNALKCSSGVENLVLLDREKFKPLTQGVAAAGVSVDNEVKWKVGEAELESLMRMLDNLGYRTGYSYRNPIVREKPRTKNDVEIPATVSAVLPEDSELAPRSPFKFLVQKQQRERTRWLNSPNSYLRVNVPEQSPSGDVSPRTKTMWMKSSQPGNSVGTPIKIEDPNQFVPLNTDPTEALDKRNRIKEQHRGDLMTSGPKSQLLAGIVVDTIPGPAFIIEDEEHTRSLPPNPFNELTEKELEEYKSTVEKKQQGLEEDDDATDADEMTTFDGSTISLSLSPIMTPAKQDSIPNGKDHLEEMEDDLSIEVSKLSLSTSETVEISITPKEKTGEAQTPESQTKSPKKKKKKFRTPSFLKKSKKKKDEKEKTEA from the exons ATGAGTCTGGTGGAGGTGAGGCAGGCGGCGGGGTCTCTCACCCTGTCCCTGTCCAGCAACGACTCCAAAGAGCGCTACTTCGACCGCGTGGACGAGAGTGACCCGGAGTACCTCCGCAGCAGGAACATGTCGCCGGACCTGAGGCAGGACTTCAACatgatggagcagaagaagagggtcACCCAGATCCTGCAGAGTCCA GTGTTTAAAGATGAGTTGGAAGGGCTGATTCAGGACCAGATGACAAAGGGCAACAACCCCACAGGCCTCCTGGCTCTGAGACAGATTGCTGACCTGGTCATGGCCAGCACCGTGGGGGGGGCTGGCCCCTTGACGTCACCCATCA GCTTGGGGATGGTGACTCCAGTCAATGACTTGTTCGGCATTGAGTCTCCCTCCTTCGCTAAGGGGGAGAAACTGAGTCGCTGCAGGCTGGCCAGCCTCTACAGGCTTGTTGACCTCTTCAGCTGGGCTCGTTTTACAAGCTCCTACATTACT GTGCGTGTCAATAAAGAGCAGGACCATGTCCTCATTAGTCCACGAGGTCTGTCATTTGCCGAGGTGACGGCAGCAAATTTG GTGAAAGTAAACATAATTGGAGATGTGGTGGACCAGGGTTCTACCGATCTGGATATCGACTATTTCGGGTTTGCTCCTCATGCCGCCATTTACTCGATGCGCCCTGACGTGAGATGCATCATCCACATACATACCCCTGCTACAGCTGCT GTGTCCTCGATGAAATGTGGGATCCTGCCCATTTCCCAGGAGGCTTTGCTTCTGGGAGACGTGAGCTGCTTTGGTTACCATGGCAGCCTGGATAATAAAGAGGAGAAGGTGGAGTTTCAGAAAGCACTGGGCCCTACTGCCAAG GTGATGATCCTGAGGAACCACGGGCTGCTCGCTCTGGGAGAGACGGTAGAAGAGGCGTTTCACTACGTGTACCACTCGCAGCAAGCTTGTGAAGTCCAG GTGAATGCTTTGAAGTGTTCAAGCGGCGTGGAGAACCTCGTGCTCCTTGACAGGGAGAAATTCAAACCCCTGACCCAGGGAGTGGCTGCTGCCGGGGTGTCGGTGGACAATGAGGTCAAGTGGAAAGTGGGCGAGGCCGAGTTAGAGTCCCTTATGAGGATGCTGGACAACCTG GGATACAGAACAGGCTACTCTTACAGGAACCCCATTGTTCGCGAAAAACCCCGCACTAAGAATGACGTGGAGATCCCTGCCACGGTGTCAGCTGTGCTACCGGAGGACAGCGAGCTGGCTCCGCGAAGCCCCTTCAAGTTTTTGGTGcagaaacaacagagagaaaggacCCGATGGCTCAACTCGCCCAACAGCTACTTGAGGGTCAATGTTCCTGAACAGTCACCCAGCGGGGATGTCAGCCCCAGGACCAAGACCATG tgGATGAAGTCTTCACAGCCAGGCAACAGCGTTGGCACGCCAATAAAGATCGAAGACCCCAACCAATTTGTCCCACTTAACACTGATCCCACAGAGGCTCTGGATAAGAGGAACAGG AtaaaagagcagcacagaggtgACCTGATGACTTCAGGGCCAAAATCTCAGTTGCTAGCAGGCATTGTTGTGGACACCATACCAGGACCA GCTTTCATCATTGAAGATGAGGAGCACACCCGCTCTCTTCCCCCCAATCCTTTCAATGAGCTCACagagaaggagctggaggaatACAAGAGCACggtggaaaaaaagcagcagggCCTAGAAG AGGATGATGATGCCACTGATGCAGATGAGATGACGACATTTGATGGCTCTActatctccctctccctctctcccataATGACGCCAGCTAAGCAAG ACTCGATACCCAATGGGAAAGACCACTTGGAAGAGATGGAGGACGATCTGAGCATCGAGGTATCCAAGCTGAGTTTGAGCACCTCAGAAACCGTGGAAATATCTATTACACCAAAGGAAAAGACGGGGGAGGCTCAGACTCCCGAGAGCCAAACCAAGTCccccaagaaaaagaaaaagaagttcCGCACACCCTCGTTCTTGAAaaagagcaagaagaagaaggacgagaaagaaaaaacagaagcctga